Proteins found in one Rhodovulum sp. MB263 genomic segment:
- a CDS encoding cyclase family protein, with the protein MTIVDLSMTVGPHFRWAPEISVTGDKGAGDQFRVTRLSTTCHGFSHVDAQAHFIENGPTIEATPLERVVGPCRIFDLSAVAPDEEIGPETLAAADPGGAEGEILLLAVQWDLKRDAGTREFWTEAPWLNREASDYLLAQKPSAVAVDFPQDYPIRLLLDGITVPDAEHVTHDVLLRAGVTLIEYVVNTAALKGPRTFLCAAPLKIRNADGAPARIFAIEDMA; encoded by the coding sequence ATGACGATCGTCGATCTCAGCATGACCGTGGGCCCGCATTTCCGCTGGGCACCCGAGATTTCGGTGACGGGAGACAAGGGCGCGGGCGACCAGTTCCGCGTGACGCGCCTGTCGACCACCTGTCATGGCTTTTCCCATGTCGACGCCCAGGCCCATTTCATCGAGAACGGCCCCACCATCGAGGCGACCCCGCTCGAGCGCGTGGTGGGGCCCTGCCGCATCTTCGATCTCTCGGCCGTCGCGCCCGATGAGGAAATCGGCCCCGAGACGCTGGCCGCGGCCGATCCCGGCGGCGCAGAGGGCGAGATCCTGCTGCTGGCCGTGCAATGGGACCTCAAACGCGATGCCGGCACCCGCGAATTCTGGACCGAAGCGCCCTGGCTGAACCGGGAGGCCTCGGACTACCTGCTGGCGCAAAAGCCCAGCGCGGTCGCCGTCGACTTTCCGCAGGATTACCCGATCCGGCTTCTGCTTGACGGCATCACGGTGCCCGATGCCGAGCATGTGACCCATGACGTGCTGCTGCGCGCGGGCGTGACGTTGATCGAATATGTCGTCAACACCGCGGCGCTGAAGGGCCCGCGGACCTTCCTTTGTGCGGCCCCCCTGAAGATCCGCAATGCCGATGGCGCCCCGGCGCGGATCTTCGCCATCGAGGACATGGCCTGA
- a CDS encoding TRAP transporter small permease, translating to MRPARIAAQAVRAADRVLAAVEALLVLVLAAMTLLVFFNVVLRYGFDTGITITDEVSRMMFVWIAFAGGIAVSRRQQQLGIDVLVAALPPLLRRIAHVVGNLAVLACCLVLATGAWTQMQLNWTNTAPVSGLPTAITYAAPWFAAIGIGCVALANALGAAFGLTAGIMASGKEDPGA from the coding sequence ATGCGCCCAGCCCGCATCGCGGCACAGGCGGTCCGCGCCGCCGATCGGGTGCTGGCGGCCGTCGAGGCGCTTTTGGTGCTGGTGCTGGCTGCGATGACGCTTCTCGTCTTCTTCAACGTCGTACTGCGCTACGGCTTCGATACCGGCATCACCATCACCGACGAGGTCTCGCGCATGATGTTCGTCTGGATCGCCTTCGCGGGCGGCATCGCGGTCTCGCGGCGCCAGCAGCAGCTGGGCATCGACGTGCTGGTCGCGGCCCTGCCGCCGCTGCTGCGCCGGATCGCCCATGTGGTGGGCAATCTGGCGGTTCTGGCCTGCTGCCTCGTGCTGGCTACGGGCGCCTGGACCCAGATGCAGCTGAACTGGACCAATACCGCGCCCGTATCTGGTCTGCCGACCGCGATCACCTATGCCGCGCCCTGGTTCGCGGCCATCGGCATCGGCTGTGTCGCGCTGGCCAATGCGCTTGGCGCAGCCTTCGGCCTGACCGCCGGCATCATGGCCTCCGGCAAGGAGGATCCCGGCGCGTGA
- a CDS encoding TRAP transporter large permease yields MTTILIFVGVLLVTAVAGIPIAFGLMLAGIAMLWQLGMLDWQSIALQMTNSADSFPLLAIPFFLLAGEAMNAGGLSRRLVNLGLALVGHLRGGLGYVAIVTAVLLASLSGSAIADTAVLAGMLVPIMRQSGYPMGRASGLIASGGIIAPVIPPSIGYIVFGVAGNVSITRLFLSGIVPGVAMALALTATWWLMCRRENMATLPRRSGPEIRSALVDAVVAMMLPVIIVGGLKFGIFTPTEAGVVACIYALLAGTVIYREITLGVLYECMLNAVRTTAAVMLLIAAAGITAYAITIAGVPQQLAGLLGPLAQHQTLLMLAIVVIVILVGTALDFIPTLLVLTPVLLPIAKQAGIDPVYFGVIFMMSAAIGLLTPPVGAVLNVVCAVARQQYADVVRGVAPFILVQVLLLLVLVLFPQIVILPGRWLY; encoded by the coding sequence GTGACCACCATCCTGATCTTCGTGGGCGTCCTTCTCGTCACCGCCGTCGCGGGCATTCCCATCGCCTTCGGGCTGATGCTGGCGGGCATCGCGATGCTGTGGCAGCTCGGCATGCTCGACTGGCAGTCGATCGCGCTGCAGATGACCAACAGCGCCGACAGCTTCCCGCTGCTGGCCATTCCGTTCTTCCTGCTGGCGGGCGAGGCGATGAACGCGGGCGGCCTGTCACGGCGGCTGGTCAATCTCGGGCTCGCGCTGGTCGGACATCTGCGCGGCGGGCTTGGCTATGTGGCCATCGTGACGGCCGTTCTGCTGGCCAGCCTCTCGGGCTCGGCCATCGCCGATACCGCCGTGCTGGCGGGCATGCTGGTGCCGATCATGCGCCAATCGGGTTATCCGATGGGCCGGGCCTCGGGGCTGATCGCCTCGGGCGGGATCATCGCCCCGGTCATTCCGCCCTCGATCGGCTATATCGTCTTCGGGGTCGCGGGCAATGTCTCGATCACCCGGCTGTTCCTGTCGGGCATCGTGCCCGGCGTCGCCATGGCGCTGGCGCTGACCGCGACCTGGTGGCTTATGTGCCGCCGCGAGAACATGGCCACCCTGCCGCGCCGCTCGGGCCCCGAGATCCGCTCGGCCCTGGTCGATGCGGTGGTGGCGATGATGCTGCCGGTGATCATCGTCGGCGGGCTCAAATTCGGCATCTTCACCCCGACCGAGGCCGGCGTGGTGGCCTGCATCTACGCCCTTCTGGCCGGCACCGTCATCTATCGCGAGATCACTCTCGGGGTGCTTTACGAATGCATGCTGAACGCGGTGCGCACCACCGCCGCGGTGATGCTGCTGATCGCCGCCGCCGGGATCACCGCCTATGCCATCACCATCGCCGGGGTGCCGCAGCAACTGGCCGGGCTGCTCGGGCCGCTGGCCCAGCACCAGACCCTGTTGATGCTGGCCATCGTCGTCATCGTGATCCTGGTCGGCACCGCGCTCGACTTCATCCCGACCCTGCTTGTGCTGACGCCGGTCCTGCTGCCCATCGCCAAGCAGGCGGGCATCGATCCTGTCTATTTCGGCGTGATCTTCATGATGTCGGCCGCCATCGGGCTTCTGACCCCGCCGGTCGGCGCTGTGCTGAACGTGGTCTGCGCCGTGGCCCGCCAGCAATATGCCGATGTGGTCCGGGGGGTCGCGCCCTTCATCCTTGTCCAGGTCCTGCTGCTGCTGGTGCTGGTGCTGTTTCCGCAAATCGTCATCCTGCCGGGGCGCTGGCTGTACTAG
- the otnK gene encoding 3-oxo-tetronate kinase: MILGAIADDLTGATDLSLILARSGMRVVQTIGLPDDLGAVAAEADAVVVALKSRTIPADEAVAMSLDAARALQAAGARRFFFKYCSTFDSTDEGNIGPVTSALMAHFDMECSVACPSFPENGRTVYQGHLFVHDRLISESPMKDHPLTPMRDPDLVRVLSRQTERPVHLVPLATMRGAPGSIAAQVTETPGIFILDAIDDGDLRAIARDLADLPLITGGSAVAMGLPEIYRARGWLTEAAAQAPFEAPPGKGVILAGSCSEMTRKQIAAARRAGLPMLKIDAEGIAGGRITAAGVVDFVEKAAAETPLPPVVYSSADPETVARAQKALGRMRAGEMVETLLGEVAALLAARGFTRIISAGGETSGAVAGALGASALRIGPEIDPGVPWVMTLDGNRPLCLALKSGNFGAEDFFLKAWELLA; this comes from the coding sequence ATGATCCTGGGTGCCATCGCCGACGACCTGACAGGCGCGACCGACCTGTCGCTGATCCTTGCGCGCAGCGGCATGCGCGTCGTCCAGACCATCGGACTGCCGGACGATCTTGGCGCCGTCGCGGCCGAGGCCGATGCCGTGGTGGTCGCGCTGAAATCCCGCACCATCCCGGCCGACGAGGCGGTCGCGATGTCGCTCGATGCCGCACGCGCGCTGCAGGCGGCGGGGGCGCGACGCTTCTTCTTCAAGTATTGCTCGACATTCGATTCCACCGATGAGGGCAATATCGGCCCCGTGACCTCGGCGCTGATGGCGCATTTCGACATGGAATGCAGTGTCGCCTGTCCGTCCTTCCCCGAAAACGGCCGCACCGTCTATCAGGGCCATCTCTTCGTCCATGACAGGCTGATCTCGGAAAGCCCGATGAAGGACCACCCGCTGACGCCGATGCGCGACCCCGATCTGGTCCGGGTGCTGTCGCGGCAGACCGAGCGGCCGGTGCATCTGGTGCCGCTGGCCACCATGCGCGGCGCGCCCGGCAGCATCGCCGCGCAGGTCACCGAGACCCCCGGCATCTTCATCCTCGACGCCATCGACGACGGCGACCTGCGCGCCATCGCCCGAGATCTGGCCGATCTGCCGCTCATCACCGGCGGCTCAGCCGTCGCGATGGGGCTGCCCGAGATCTACCGCGCCCGGGGCTGGCTGACCGAGGCCGCCGCCCAGGCCCCGTTCGAGGCGCCCCCGGGCAAGGGCGTGATCCTTGCCGGCTCCTGTTCCGAGATGACCCGCAAACAGATCGCTGCGGCCCGGCGGGCCGGGCTGCCGATGCTGAAGATCGATGCCGAGGGCATCGCCGGGGGCCGGATCACCGCTGCGGGCGTGGTCGATTTCGTCGAGAAGGCCGCGGCGGAAACCCCGCTGCCGCCCGTCGTCTATTCCAGCGCCGATCCCGAGACCGTGGCCCGCGCCCAGAAGGCGCTGGGACGGATGCGGGCGGGCGAGATGGTCGAGACCCTTCTGGGCGAGGTCGCCGCCCTCCTCGCCGCGCGCGGCTTTACCCGGATCATCTCGGCCGGGGGCGAGACATCGGGCGCGGTCGCAGGCGCGCTTGGCGCCTCGGCGCTCCGGATCGGGCCCGAGATCGACCCGGGCGTGCCCTGGGTGATGACGCTGGATGGCAACCGCCCGCTCTGCCTTGCGCTGAAATCGGGCAATTTCGGAGCCGAAGACTTCTTTCTCAAAGCCTGGGAGCTGCTGGCATGA
- the otnC gene encoding 3-oxo-tetronate 4-phosphate decarboxylase produces the protein MTAILSEATTARDRICAAGKSIFDRGLTFGSTGNISVRLSDGSMLMTPTNACLGALDPARLSRFSADGQFLDGDRPTKESFLHMCMYCKRPHSNAVVHLHSTHSVAVSILAGVDEQDVLPPLTAYYVMRVGRLPLIPYFAPGDEKLARAVEERAGDHHAVLLANHGPVVAGGSLEEAQYATEELEETARLFLMLQGHRIRPLSEEEAGALRARV, from the coding sequence ATGACCGCGATCCTGTCCGAAGCCACCACCGCGCGCGACCGGATCTGCGCCGCGGGCAAGTCGATCTTCGATCGCGGCCTCACCTTCGGGTCGACCGGCAATATCAGCGTCCGGCTGTCGGACGGCTCGATGCTGATGACGCCCACCAATGCCTGCCTCGGCGCGCTCGACCCGGCGCGGCTGTCGCGGTTCTCCGCCGACGGACAGTTCCTCGACGGCGACCGGCCGACCAAGGAATCCTTCCTGCACATGTGCATGTATTGCAAGCGCCCGCATTCGAACGCGGTCGTGCATCTGCATTCGACCCATTCGGTCGCTGTCAGCATCCTTGCGGGTGTCGATGAACAGGACGTGCTGCCGCCCCTGACCGCCTATTACGTGATGCGGGTGGGCCGCCTGCCCCTGATCCCGTATTTCGCGCCGGGCGACGAGAAACTGGCCCGCGCGGTCGAGGAACGGGCGGGCGATCACCACGCCGTGCTGCTGGCCAATCACGGGCCGGTGGTGGCGGGCGGCAGCCTCGAAGAGGCGCAATACGCGACCGAAGAGCTGGAAGAGACCGCCCGGCTGTTCCTGATGCTGCAGGGGCACCGGATCCGTCCCCTCAGCGAGGAAGAGGCCGGGGCGCTGCGCGCGCGCGTATGA
- a CDS encoding GntR family transcriptional regulator, with protein sequence MATPLYQTVIDTIVARIASGELPSGALLPSETQLGAELGVSQGTARKALSELEARGLVQRAQGRGTFVTLRTPEMSLFNFFRLRSPDGTLTAPELVSETVIRRKATAGERAALFGRPEEVIEITRVRSVGGKKATHERSCLPPALYPGITDRAPLPNALYVLYQRAYSIIIVRADEKLRAVGAPADVAAALGLETGAPVLLMRRAAVDVLDRVVELRVCHLVNEELDYFVTLS encoded by the coding sequence ATGGCGACACCGCTCTATCAGACCGTGATCGACACCATCGTCGCGCGAATCGCGTCGGGCGAGCTGCCTTCGGGCGCGCTGTTGCCAAGCGAGACCCAGCTGGGGGCCGAGCTTGGGGTCAGCCAGGGTACGGCGCGCAAGGCGTTGAGCGAGCTGGAAGCGCGCGGGCTGGTGCAGCGCGCGCAGGGGCGCGGCACCTTCGTCACCCTGCGCACGCCCGAGATGTCGCTGTTCAACTTCTTCCGCCTGCGCAGCCCCGACGGCACCCTCACCGCGCCCGAGCTGGTGTCGGAAACCGTGATCCGGCGGAAAGCGACGGCCGGAGAGCGCGCGGCGCTGTTCGGGCGGCCCGAGGAGGTGATCGAGATCACCCGGGTCCGCTCGGTCGGCGGCAAGAAGGCGACCCATGAGAGATCCTGCCTGCCGCCCGCGCTTTATCCGGGCATCACCGACCGGGCGCCGCTGCCGAACGCGCTTTATGTGCTGTATCAGCGGGCCTATTCGATCATCATCGTACGCGCCGATGAAAAGCTGCGTGCGGTGGGCGCCCCGGCCGATGTGGCGGCGGCGCTGGGGCTCGAGACGGGCGCGCCGGTCCTGCTGATGCGGCGCGCGGCGGTCGATGTGCTGGACCGGGTGGTCGAGCTGCGGGTCTGCCATCTGGTGAACGAGGAACTCGACTATTTCGTCACCCTGTCCTGA
- a CDS encoding UxaA family hydrolase: protein MGKPHLLKHDHSDNVGVVVVEGLTAGTEMLCVVTADNSDFTVIAKADIPIGHKVALSDLKEGDTVMKYGEDIGRMVGAASVGEHVHVHNCKTKRW from the coding sequence GTGGGCAAACCACATCTTCTGAAACACGATCATTCCGACAATGTCGGCGTCGTGGTCGTCGAGGGGCTGACCGCGGGCACCGAGATGCTCTGCGTCGTGACCGCCGACAATTCGGATTTCACCGTGATCGCAAAGGCCGACATCCCGATCGGCCACAAGGTCGCGCTGAGCGATCTGAAGGAAGGCGACACGGTGATGAAATACGGCGAGGACATCGGCCGGATGGTCGGGGCCGCCAGTGTCGGCGAGCACGTCCATGTCCATAACTGCAAGACCAAACGGTGGTGA
- a CDS encoding UxaA family hydrolase — MPFDFKSMTVNAWRRENGRVGVRNHVLILPVDDISNAACEAVANNVKGTLAIPHAYGRLQFGEDLELHFRTIIGTGANPNVAAVVVIGIEPEWTQVIVDGIAKTGKPVAGFSIEQKGDFETIRAASWKAKEYVQWATELQKEACPVSDLWISTKCGESDTTTGLSSCPTVGNMYDKLLPEGIYGCFGETSEITGAEHICEKRAATPEAATAFRKIFDAYQDEVIEAHKTSDLSDSQPTKGNILGGLTTIEEKALGNLEKIGRSSTYIDAMGPAVAPEKGPGLYFMDTSSAAAECVTLMAAAGYVIHTFPTGQGNVIGNPIVPVIKISGNPRTLRTMSEHIDVDVTGVLTREQTIDQAGDALIEMIIRTANGRNTAAEALGHREFSLTKLYRSA, encoded by the coding sequence ATGCCCTTTGATTTCAAGTCCATGACCGTCAACGCCTGGCGCCGCGAGAACGGCCGCGTCGGCGTGCGCAACCATGTCCTGATCCTGCCGGTGGACGACATCTCCAACGCGGCCTGCGAGGCCGTCGCCAATAACGTCAAGGGCACGCTGGCGATCCCGCATGCCTATGGCCGTCTGCAATTCGGCGAAGACCTCGAGCTGCATTTCCGCACCATCATCGGCACCGGCGCCAACCCGAACGTCGCCGCCGTGGTGGTGATCGGCATCGAGCCGGAATGGACCCAGGTCATCGTCGACGGCATCGCCAAAACCGGCAAACCGGTCGCGGGCTTCTCGATCGAGCAGAAGGGCGATTTCGAGACCATCCGTGCGGCCAGCTGGAAGGCCAAGGAATACGTGCAATGGGCGACCGAGCTGCAGAAGGAGGCCTGCCCGGTCTCGGATCTCTGGATCTCGACCAAATGCGGCGAAAGCGACACCACCACCGGCCTGTCTTCCTGTCCGACCGTCGGCAACATGTATGACAAGCTGCTGCCCGAAGGGATCTATGGCTGCTTCGGCGAGACCTCCGAGATCACCGGGGCCGAGCATATCTGCGAGAAACGCGCCGCGACCCCGGAGGCCGCCACCGCCTTCCGCAAGATCTTCGATGCCTATCAGGACGAGGTGATCGAGGCCCACAAGACCTCGGACCTGTCGGACAGCCAGCCGACCAAGGGCAACATCCTCGGCGGGCTGACCACGATCGAGGAAAAGGCGCTTGGCAATCTCGAGAAGATCGGCCGGAGCTCGACCTATATCGACGCCATGGGGCCTGCGGTCGCGCCCGAAAAGGGGCCGGGGCTCTACTTCATGGACACCTCATCGGCGGCGGCGGAATGTGTCACGCTGATGGCGGCGGCGGGCTATGTGATCCACACCTTCCCCACCGGCCAGGGCAATGTCATCGGCAACCCGATCGTGCCGGTGATCAAGATCTCGGGCAACCCGCGCACCCTGCGCACCATGTCCGAGCATATCGACGTCGACGTGACCGGCGTGCTGACCCGCGAGCAGACCATCGACCAGGCCGGCGACGCCCTGATCGAGATGATCATTCGCACCGCCAATGGCCGCAACACCGCGGCCGAGGCGCTCGGGCATCGCGAATTCTCGCTGACCAAGCTGTACCGGTCGGCCTGA
- a CDS encoding hydroxyacid dehydrogenase — translation MRVVVSEFMDTEALAGFGEDVEVVYDPGLVDDRGALIAALPGTHGLIVRNRTQVDAALLEAAPELRVVGRLGVGLDNIDLASCKARGVTVCPATGANTRSVAEYVISTALSLLRGAYASNAAMIAGEWPRNALIGGEASGRVMGLVGYGGIARAVAERARALGMRIAAHDPFLDAADPAWQGVERCSLPELLARADVLSLHVPLTEGTRNLIGPEAISAMKPGAIVINTARGGVIDEAALARALSEGRLGGAALDVFATEPLTAEAGRVFQGVQNLILTPHIAGVTGEGNVRVSTVTVRNVKEALAHAPA, via the coding sequence ATGCGCGTTGTCGTCTCCGAGTTCATGGACACCGAGGCGCTCGCCGGGTTCGGCGAGGATGTCGAGGTGGTCTATGACCCGGGCCTTGTGGACGACCGGGGGGCGCTCATCGCGGCGCTCCCCGGCACCCATGGCCTGATCGTGCGCAACCGGACGCAGGTCGATGCCGCCTTGCTGGAAGCGGCGCCCGAGCTGCGCGTCGTCGGCCGGCTTGGCGTCGGGCTCGACAATATCGACCTCGCTTCCTGCAAGGCGCGCGGCGTCACCGTCTGCCCGGCGACCGGCGCCAATACCCGGTCGGTTGCGGAATATGTCATCTCGACCGCGCTGTCGCTCTTGCGCGGCGCCTATGCCTCGAATGCGGCGATGATCGCGGGCGAGTGGCCGCGCAATGCGTTGATCGGCGGCGAGGCCTCGGGCCGGGTGATGGGGCTTGTGGGCTATGGCGGCATCGCCCGCGCGGTGGCCGAACGTGCCCGCGCGCTGGGAATGCGGATCGCGGCCCATGACCCCTTTCTCGACGCCGCGGACCCGGCCTGGCAGGGGGTCGAGCGCTGCAGCCTGCCCGAGCTTCTGGCCCGGGCCGATGTGCTGTCGCTGCATGTTCCGCTGACCGAGGGCACCCGCAACCTGATCGGCCCCGAGGCGATCTCGGCGATGAAACCGGGCGCGATTGTCATCAACACCGCCCGCGGCGGCGTGATCGACGAGGCGGCGCTGGCCCGGGCGCTGAGCGAAGGCCGGCTTGGGGGCGCCGCGCTCGATGTCTTCGCGACAGAACCCTTGACGGCAGAGGCCGGACGGGTTTTCCAGGGAGTTCAGAACCTTATACTGACCCCGCATATCGCGGGCGTCACCGGTGAGGGCAATGTGCGGGTCAGCACCGTCACCGTCCGCAACGTGAAAGAGGCGCTTGCCCATGCCCCGGCCTGA
- a CDS encoding Ldh family oxidoreductase, which yields MPRPDAEMPRAEAEALIARILEASGTSARNARSVARALVAAEIDGQAGHGFSRVASYAAQAGSGKVTGAACPVAVRAGARVDIDARNGFAYPAIDLAIAELTEMAPEYGIAMAAISRSHHCGQLGAHVERLAEAGVAALMVANTPKAMAPWGGRAALFGTNPIAFAAPRPGHPPLVIDLSLSKVARGKVMAASKSGQPIPEGWALDAEGRPTTDPEAALGGTMVPAGDTKGAALALVVEILAATLTGANRSDEASSFFEAEGAPPGVGQTILAFDVARVPGFGERLEGLLGAMLAQEGTRLPGQKRLRGRADSAGRVRVPGHIMEELSALPS from the coding sequence ATGCCCCGGCCTGATGCAGAGATGCCCCGCGCCGAGGCCGAGGCGCTGATCGCCCGCATCCTCGAGGCCAGCGGCACCTCGGCGCGCAATGCCCGCAGCGTGGCGCGCGCCCTTGTCGCCGCCGAGATCGACGGCCAGGCCGGGCACGGCTTTTCCCGTGTCGCCTCCTATGCGGCGCAGGCCGGGTCGGGCAAGGTCACCGGGGCGGCCTGCCCCGTGGCCGTGCGTGCCGGGGCCCGGGTCGATATCGACGCGCGGAACGGCTTTGCCTATCCGGCCATCGACCTCGCCATCGCCGAGCTGACCGAAATGGCGCCCGAATACGGCATCGCCATGGCCGCGATCAGCCGTTCGCATCATTGCGGGCAGCTCGGCGCCCATGTCGAACGGCTGGCCGAGGCCGGGGTCGCGGCGCTGATGGTCGCCAACACGCCGAAGGCGATGGCGCCCTGGGGCGGCCGCGCGGCGCTGTTCGGCACCAATCCCATCGCCTTCGCCGCCCCGCGCCCGGGCCACCCGCCGCTGGTGATCGACCTGTCGCTGTCGAAGGTGGCGCGTGGCAAGGTGATGGCGGCCTCGAAATCCGGCCAGCCGATCCCCGAGGGCTGGGCGCTCGATGCCGAAGGACGGCCGACGACCGATCCCGAGGCCGCGCTGGGCGGCACGATGGTGCCCGCGGGCGATACCAAGGGCGCCGCGCTGGCGCTGGTGGTCGAGATCCTGGCCGCGACCCTGACCGGGGCCAACCGCTCGGACGAGGCCAGCTCGTTCTTCGAGGCCGAGGGCGCGCCGCCCGGCGTCGGCCAGACCATCCTGGCCTTCGACGTCGCGCGGGTGCCGGGCTTCGGCGAGCGGCTCGAGGGGCTTCTGGGCGCGATGCTGGCGCAGGAGGGCACGCGGCTGCCGGGGCAAAAACGGCTGAGGGGCCGCGCCGACAGCGCCGGGCGCGTCCGTGTCCCGGGCCATATCATGGAGGAGCTTTCGGCCCTGCCGTCCTGA
- a CDS encoding tripartite tricarboxylate transporter substrate binding protein codes for MTKFTLHAVATAIAAALFAAPASAGDFPPGQVEYIIPFGPGGESDITARMQQPYFEKLYGEQMIVSYKPGGGGAVGWSQLNGMAADGSVIMGVNLPHTIVKPLQGNVGFETDDIVNAYMFHYTPDAIVVRADSPYQSLDDLIAAAKENPRKITFSGSGKGTANHLVSVRFDELAGIETTYVSFKGTGAAVTAMLGGQVSAEWGYTTVGGGQGDKVRMLAVAMEERHPAFPDVPTFRELGYDIVSGAYRGVAVPKDTPEETRQAVSDAIAAINADPEFRQKMIDGGFALIDVPYGPEMDAWMKARAEEYIPAARAAGVID; via the coding sequence ATGACCAAATTCACGCTTCACGCCGTCGCGACCGCCATCGCCGCCGCGCTGTTCGCCGCACCCGCCAGCGCCGGGGACTTCCCGCCGGGCCAGGTGGAATACATCATCCCCTTCGGGCCGGGCGGAGAATCCGACATCACCGCACGGATGCAGCAGCCCTATTTCGAGAAGCTCTACGGCGAACAGATGATCGTCTCCTACAAGCCCGGCGGCGGCGGCGCGGTGGGCTGGTCGCAGCTCAACGGCATGGCGGCGGACGGCTCGGTCATCATGGGGGTGAACCTGCCCCATACCATCGTCAAGCCGCTGCAGGGCAATGTCGGCTTCGAGACCGACGACATCGTCAATGCCTACATGTTCCACTACACGCCAGACGCCATCGTGGTGCGGGCCGACAGCCCTTATCAGAGCCTCGACGACCTGATCGCGGCAGCGAAGGAAAACCCCCGGAAGATCACCTTCTCGGGCTCGGGCAAGGGCACGGCGAACCATCTGGTCTCGGTTCGTTTCGACGAGCTGGCCGGGATCGAGACCACCTATGTCTCGTTCAAGGGCACCGGCGCGGCCGTCACCGCCATGCTGGGCGGGCAGGTCAGCGCCGAATGGGGCTATACCACCGTGGGCGGCGGCCAGGGCGACAAGGTGCGGATGCTGGCGGTCGCGATGGAGGAACGCCACCCCGCCTTCCCCGACGTGCCGACCTTCCGCGAGCTTGGCTATGACATCGTCTCGGGCGCCTATCGCGGCGTCGCCGTGCCGAAGGACACGCCCGAGGAAACCCGGCAGGCGGTCTCGGACGCCATCGCCGCGATCAATGCCGATCCCGAATTCCGGCAGAAGATGATCGATGGCGGGTTCGCCCTGATCGACGTGCCCTACGGCCCCGAGATGGATGCCTGGATGAAGGCGCGGGCCGAGGAATACATTCCCGCCGCCAGAGCCGCCGGCGTGATCGACTGA